From a region of the Armatimonas rosea genome:
- a CDS encoding peptidoglycan D,D-transpeptidase FtsI family protein: MAVRRAHRFRRETPEEFEGRTGPRLLEVGLVLGAVHLLLLGRLAYVQLIRHDELKKESLTRWRAPRTLTPTRGMIYDRNGALLVQNEPGFSVVVNPNRWCVHNSTNPKAHDSREERRAHVLRVLGSSLSPEDLAWIQGLDLSAYNPDHPFATRQVAEWISPETVEKLRQTTVNLAPPIPDDIKKKKGALAQPRAELPGVSYPPATRRRALNGTLAAHVLGFTESTGERAWRGVELSQNAILAGQPGKVTYEFDKLGMIQGTEQVRQKLVQGSHLYLTLDAELQHDAEQALGKALKQHRAEAGAVIVLDAHNGDVLAMASAPLYNTNAARTPVPGTKIDLKPRINWALERIYEPGSTLKAMTIAAALEEHEVTPETTFFCKGERKLGKDTIHCAAHGEFQHGHGTQNLKGVLSHSCNVATAEYGMRLGPQKLHRYLQDFGVGERTKVGLPAEEKGVLHDPAKKAWQPIDVATISFGQGVTLTPLQLAAAYTVFVDGRYHAPRLVAGVRSPETGLLQPRAVVPGRRVLSEETAAQMREMLGGVIDIGTGQPAQLDGYSAGGKTGTAQMAKDKSRGYSKRFVASFVGLAPLKDPQFVILTMIRDPKGPEHFGGSVAGPIFKEIAERALLLRRTPNDRPFASKDKDKKRKVSTAEA, translated from the coding sequence ATGGCTGTCCGCCGCGCCCACCGCTTCCGCCGCGAGACCCCCGAGGAGTTCGAGGGACGCACGGGTCCACGCCTCTTGGAGGTCGGGCTGGTTCTTGGAGCGGTGCACTTGCTGCTCCTTGGACGGCTCGCCTATGTCCAGCTGATTCGCCACGACGAGCTTAAGAAAGAGTCGCTGACCCGCTGGCGCGCGCCCCGCACCCTCACCCCCACCCGTGGGATGATCTACGACCGCAACGGTGCGCTGCTGGTCCAGAACGAGCCAGGCTTCTCGGTGGTTGTCAACCCGAACCGCTGGTGTGTCCACAATAGCACCAACCCCAAGGCGCACGATAGCCGCGAGGAGCGCCGCGCCCACGTGCTACGGGTCTTGGGCAGCTCGCTCTCCCCTGAGGACCTCGCCTGGATCCAGGGCCTAGACCTGAGCGCCTACAACCCGGACCATCCCTTTGCCACCCGCCAGGTCGCCGAGTGGATCTCCCCCGAGACGGTCGAGAAGCTCCGGCAGACCACGGTCAACCTCGCACCGCCCATCCCCGACGACATCAAGAAGAAAAAAGGCGCCCTCGCCCAGCCACGCGCGGAGCTTCCCGGGGTCAGCTACCCACCTGCCACCCGCCGCCGCGCGCTCAATGGGACCCTCGCCGCCCATGTCCTCGGCTTCACGGAGTCTACTGGGGAGCGTGCCTGGCGCGGGGTCGAGCTGAGCCAGAACGCTATACTTGCCGGCCAGCCCGGGAAAGTCACCTACGAGTTCGACAAGCTCGGTATGATCCAGGGCACCGAGCAGGTCCGCCAGAAGCTCGTGCAGGGCTCGCACCTCTACCTGACCCTGGATGCCGAGCTCCAGCACGATGCTGAGCAGGCCCTAGGCAAGGCACTCAAGCAGCACAGAGCCGAGGCAGGCGCGGTGATTGTCCTCGATGCCCACAACGGCGATGTCCTCGCGATGGCCAGCGCCCCGCTCTACAATACCAACGCCGCCCGCACGCCCGTCCCAGGGACAAAGATCGACCTCAAGCCGCGCATCAACTGGGCACTGGAGCGCATCTACGAGCCGGGCTCAACGCTCAAGGCGATGACGATCGCGGCGGCGCTGGAGGAGCACGAGGTCACGCCCGAGACGACCTTTTTCTGCAAGGGCGAGCGCAAGCTGGGCAAGGACACGATCCACTGCGCGGCCCACGGGGAGTTCCAGCACGGCCACGGGACACAGAACCTCAAGGGCGTGCTGAGCCACTCGTGCAATGTCGCCACCGCGGAGTACGGCATGCGCCTCGGCCCCCAGAAGCTCCACCGCTACCTCCAGGACTTTGGAGTGGGAGAGCGGACCAAAGTGGGGCTACCCGCCGAGGAGAAAGGTGTCCTCCACGATCCCGCCAAGAAGGCCTGGCAGCCCATCGATGTGGCGACCATTAGCTTCGGGCAGGGTGTCACGCTGACCCCCCTCCAGCTGGCCGCCGCCTACACGGTCTTTGTCGATGGCCGCTACCACGCTCCGCGCCTGGTCGCCGGTGTCCGTAGCCCCGAGACCGGCCTGCTCCAGCCCCGCGCCGTGGTTCCCGGCCGCCGGGTGCTCTCCGAGGAGACCGCCGCGCAGATGCGGGAGATGCTCGGAGGGGTGATCGATATCGGGACTGGCCAGCCCGCCCAGCTCGATGGCTATAGCGCCGGGGGTAAGACGGGCACGGCACAGATGGCCAAGGACAAGAGCCGCGGCTACAGCAAGCGCTTTGTGGCATCGTTTGTGGGGCTCGCTCCCCTCAAGGACCCGCAGTTTGTGATCCTGACCATGATCCGCGATCCCAAGGGCCCCGAGCACTTCGGCGGCTCCGTCGCTGGGCCTATCTTCAAGGAGATCGCCGAGCGTGCCCTGCTCCTGCGCCGCACCCCCAACGACCGCCCCTTCGCCTCCAAAGACAAGGACAAGAAGCGCAAGGTCAGCACCGCCGAGGCGTAG